The following are encoded in a window of bacterium genomic DNA:
- a CDS encoding Ig-like domain-containing protein: protein MYKSIRGKTILFVAILVVMAQMVFMLAKNASFSLAQTSDIPLAPFGLVLDGMPTSTSIPLRWTDNSTTEDKFNIERKLTTASVYEFLAQVGTSITTYTDTTVAVSISYDYRVQACKSGCSDYAYLTGVSSASGSSPSSPSSVTASSTTGKIIVSWPSSASAAKYSIYRKTDAGSYQIWYTNITSLYYEDIYPNVAAGSAYQYKIFGCASDGATCSATGTESNSVAYSGGAVSCTSLSLTLNDGKTVYNNSESVNYTWTCLPGGSASNVSMWLQKPDGSSVNYNYGGGITQTMGFGTSNLASGTHILKACFDSTCATVIASQTFTITGNTATPTPTPTPTYTPNSNSTVPYLNAWIDMVPDASTYTYPVFINGTKNAGVTSNFSFPTGTLTFYLYKYFASGVVDFSVNYYTSTVGNISLVSGSEGKNWTGTINAANLPNASYKFYVKGIYNGTDYISNHVYFAVNNSTTATPTPTVNPAAPIITVGIDSGPTVNGIISGTKNIWANSSAPLTSLIFKFYNTTVSALSTYAVTGYPLKTTAPDSFGNYNYWLGILDTAKLKDGSYKLFTQITYNGKSYENGAAFYFNINNSVSGITAAPNVSPAPNTSPYPASLEPKISLLFSPLPLATLNPNATPGIIFIPLECQQKGYTTSEACQKYFQTPRPCREANILDQAKCQEFMFRSAMPEICRQKGATTQEECAKIILLNSLPQACKDANIVDEAGCVSFLNARTFLTAECKEAGIFDFSACGKYMAEKFMPKECVDAGAKSKEDCDYIMRNKYGNIVKATAVDIKPVYQQLASGVSEECRQKEIIDPASCEKEMIKKYLPKDCQAANITTKADCEKFLFEKNAPKECLDAKISNSKECENFMFKRNAPQDCVDAGMTTQEMCNKYIFGKYANAGNTPSDKFPIECQKAGVKTSLECDKVMKQKYLPESCKAQGLTNEADCSVYINQKSMPKKCQAEGATNDKDCNKILFKKFAPAECKKAGIEGEKECKDYLFNLYAPKTTCQGLDDWQCKNTIKEDHLGAISAKQVEYTKIKDNITSLAGGGAVSSEDLRKKMDDSGKIIPIKDNNASLKIVKTEENLVLNEDNDLIQTASAAVMVDSDNDGLPDDMEHRIGTDPNNPDSDKDGFSDGDEVKAGFNPLGEGKIEKGKIAPIDEAILNDQTLSHPKAAGTQSDKYSFDQVSNVETGKGKTAGAKYVFAGKADNDSVVTLYIYSDLPIVVTAKTDKYGNWNYEFNKSLMDGEHEAYVVLNDNTGKVVTRSRVMSFFIKEAKAVSIKDFISPASVAPLKESEKSMNNYIFLTAGIILAGLIIFIVFILVQKKRDQLPKV, encoded by the coding sequence ATGTACAAAAGTATTAGGGGGAAAACAATTTTATTTGTCGCTATCTTAGTCGTAATGGCGCAAATGGTTTTTATGCTGGCGAAGAATGCCAGTTTTTCTTTGGCTCAAACGAGCGATATACCGCTTGCTCCGTTTGGCCTGGTGCTGGACGGTATGCCGACTTCCACTTCTATTCCGCTTAGATGGACTGATAATTCAACAACCGAAGACAAATTTAATATTGAAAGAAAATTAACCACAGCGAGTGTTTATGAGTTTCTTGCCCAAGTGGGTACAAGCATAACTACGTATACGGACACTACGGTAGCCGTGAGTATTTCCTATGATTACCGCGTTCAAGCATGCAAATCCGGCTGTTCCGATTATGCATATTTAACCGGTGTTAGTTCCGCTAGTGGATCTTCGCCTTCCTCGCCTTCTTCCGTGACCGCTTCGTCAACAACCGGAAAAATTATTGTTAGCTGGCCGTCATCGGCGTCAGCCGCAAAATACAGTATTTATAGAAAAACAGACGCAGGATCATACCAAATCTGGTATACAAATATAACCAGTCTTTATTATGAAGATATTTATCCCAATGTTGCTGCCGGCAGCGCTTATCAGTATAAAATATTCGGATGCGCCAGTGATGGCGCTACCTGCTCTGCGACGGGAACAGAATCAAATTCTGTAGCATATAGCGGAGGCGCGGTATCTTGTACGAGCTTAAGCTTAACTCTTAATGACGGGAAAACCGTTTATAACAACAGCGAATCTGTAAATTATACCTGGACTTGTCTTCCCGGCGGTTCTGCCAGTAATGTGTCCATGTGGCTTCAAAAACCTGACGGTTCATCGGTTAATTATAATTACGGCGGCGGCATCACCCAGACAATGGGTTTTGGCACTTCGAATTTAGCTTCCGGAACGCATATTCTTAAAGCTTGTTTTGATTCTACTTGCGCAACTGTTATTGCCAGCCAGACATTTACAATAACCGGCAATACTGCTACTCCAACCCCAACACCCACCCCAACTTATACGCCAAATTCTAATTCTACAGTTCCTTATCTCAACGCTTGGATTGATATGGTTCCTGATGCTTCAACTTATACTTATCCGGTTTTTATTAACGGAACAAAGAATGCCGGTGTCACTTCCAATTTTTCTTTCCCCACAGGCACATTAACTTTTTATTTATATAAATATTTTGCGTCCGGCGTTGTAGATTTTTCGGTAAATTATTATACTTCTACCGTTGGCAATATATCGTTGGTCTCCGGCAGTGAAGGCAAGAATTGGACAGGCACTATTAATGCCGCTAATTTACCCAATGCTTCTTATAAATTTTATGTTAAAGGCATATATAACGGAACAGATTACATAAGCAATCATGTTTATTTTGCTGTAAATAATTCGACTACTGCTACGCCTACGCCTACGGTAAATCCTGCCGCGCCTATTATCACGGTCGGTATTGATTCTGGTCCTACGGTCAATGGCATAATTAGCGGCACAAAAAATATTTGGGCCAACAGCAGCGCGCCATTGACCAGTTTAATTTTTAAATTTTACAATACTACCGTTAGTGCTTTGTCAACGTATGCCGTTACCGGTTATCCCTTAAAAACCACTGCTCCTGATTCTTTTGGTAACTATAATTATTGGCTAGGAATTTTGGACACTGCTAAACTAAAGGATGGCAGTTATAAACTTTTTACCCAAATAACATATAACGGCAAATCTTACGAGAATGGCGCAGCTTTTTATTTTAATATAAACAACTCGGTTTCAGGTATCACTGCCGCTCCTAATGTTTCTCCGGCGCCAAATACATCGCCTTACCCAGCTTCTCTCGAGCCTAAGATTTCTCTGCTTTTTTCACCGCTTCCTTTGGCTACTTTAAATCCCAATGCAACTCCCGGCATAATTTTTATTCCGCTTGAATGCCAGCAAAAAGGATATACAACATCCGAAGCTTGCCAGAAATATTTTCAAACTCCCCGGCCGTGCAGAGAAGCTAATATTTTAGATCAAGCGAAGTGCCAGGAATTTATGTTCAGATCCGCTATGCCTGAAATATGCCGCCAAAAAGGAGCGACAACGCAGGAAGAATGCGCAAAAATTATTTTATTGAATTCTCTTCCGCAAGCATGCAAAGACGCCAATATTGTTGACGAGGCCGGGTGCGTTAGCTTTTTAAACGCGAGGACTTTTTTGACCGCCGAGTGCAAAGAAGCCGGTATTTTCGATTTTTCAGCTTGCGGCAAATATATGGCGGAAAAATTTATGCCGAAGGAGTGCGTTGACGCGGGAGCCAAAAGCAAAGAAGACTGCGATTATATAATGAGAAACAAATACGGCAATATTGTGAAAGCCACGGCGGTGGATATAAAGCCGGTTTATCAACAGCTCGCGAGCGGCGTTTCCGAAGAGTGCCGGCAAAAAGAAATTATCGATCCCGCTTCTTGCGAGAAAGAAATGATAAAAAAATATCTGCCGAAAGACTGCCAGGCGGCGAATATTACGACCAAGGCGGACTGCGAAAAGTTTTTATTCGAAAAAAACGCCCCGAAAGAATGTCTGGATGCGAAGATTTCCAATTCCAAAGAGTGCGAGAATTTTATGTTCAAAAGAAACGCGCCGCAGGATTGCGTTGACGCCGGAATGACGACCCAAGAGATGTGCAATAAATATATTTTTGGAAAATACGCGAATGCGGGGAATACCCCCTCGGATAAATTCCCCATAGAATGCCAGAAAGCCGGCGTAAAAACTTCGCTTGAATGCGATAAAGTAATGAAGCAAAAATATTTGCCGGAAAGTTGCAAAGCTCAAGGGTTGACCAATGAGGCTGATTGCTCCGTTTATATCAATCAAAAAAGCATGCCGAAAAAATGCCAGGCGGAGGGCGCAACGAACGACAAAGACTGCAATAAAATTCTTTTCAAAAAATTTGCTCCCGCGGAATGCAAGAAGGCGGGCATTGAAGGCGAGAAAGAGTGCAAGGATTATTTATTCAATCTTTATGCTCCTAAAACAACATGCCAAGGCTTGGATGACTGGCAGTGCAAAAATACTATAAAAGAAGATCATCTTGGAGCTATTAGCGCTAAGCAGGTTGAATACACAAAAATAAAAGACAATATCACTTCTTTGGCCGGAGGCGGCGCGGTCAGTTCGGAAGATCTAAGAAAAAAAATGGACGATTCGGGGAAAATAATTCCGATCAAGGATAATAATGCCAGCCTTAAGATCGTAAAAACGGAAGAAAATTTGGTTTTGAATGAAGATAATGATCTGATTCAGACGGCTTCAGCCGCGGTGATGGTGGATAGCGACAACGACGGTTTGCCGGATGATATGGAGCATAGAATCGGCACTGATCCTAATAATCCTGATTCGGATAAAGATGGTTTTAGCGATGGGGATGAAGTAAAAGCCGGTTTTAATCCTCTCGGCGAAGGAAAAATTGAAAAGGGAAAAATCGCGCCGATCGATGAAGCGATACTGAACGATCAAACTTTAAGCCATCCGAAAGCAGCCGGCACCCAGTCCGATAAATATTCTTTTGACCAAGTTTCCAATGTCGAAACCGGCAAAGGCAAAACCGCTGGCGCGAAATATGTTTTTGCGGGCAAGGCTGACAATGATTCGGTGGTAACGCTGTATATTTATTCCGATTTGCCGATAGTGGTAACCGCTAAAACCGATAAATACGGAAACTGGAATTATGAATTTAATAAATCGCTGATGGACGGAGAACATGAAGCTTATGTGGTTCTGAATGATAATACCGGCAAAGTGGTTACCAGGAGCCGGGTAATGAGCTTCTTTATTAAAGAAGCCAAAGCTGTTTCGATTAAAGATTTTATTTCTCCCGCCAGCGTTGCTCCCCTGAAAGAATCGGAAAAATCCATGAATAATTATATTTTTCTTACCGCGGGGATTATTCTTGCGGGATTGATCATATTTATCGTTTTTATTCTTGTTCAAAAAAAGAGAGATCAGTTGCCGAAGGTGTAG
- a CDS encoding DUF523 domain-containing protein yields MNKKVRLCSACLLGVNCKWNGKNNRNEKVIELAKKEILIPVCPEQLGGLATPRYPSEQRGKKVFMKVDERGVMEATTHFKKGAEEVLKIAELLGIKEAIFKQRSPSCGSGQIYDGYFSGTVVKGDGITTALLKKHGIKVISEEDL; encoded by the coding sequence ATGAATAAAAAAGTAAGGCTTTGCAGCGCTTGTTTGCTGGGCGTAAATTGCAAATGGAACGGCAAGAATAACCGCAACGAGAAAGTCATCGAATTGGCGAAAAAAGAAATTTTAATTCCGGTTTGTCCGGAACAATTGGGCGGATTAGCCACGCCCAGGTATCCTTCGGAACAACGCGGGAAAAAAGTTTTTATGAAAGTTGATGAGCGTGGAGTTATGGAGGCTACCACTCACTTTAAAAAAGGCGCGGAAGAAGTTCTGAAAATCGCCGAGTTGCTAGGGATTAAAGAAGCGATTTTCAAGCAAAGAAGTCCTTCCTGCGGTTCAGGACAAATTTATGACGGATATTTTTCCGGTACAGTTGTAAAAGGCGACGGCATAACAACCGCTTTGCTTAAGAAACACGGAATTAAAGTTATTTCGGAGGAAGATTTATAA
- a CDS encoding C39 family peptidase — translation MRIITKSKTGRQAVSLITLILFGFLASGMSLKMSFTSQAPEGNWSEPWYNDCEEASIVIVDSFYNNRTLTNAIAKKEILRIFAIKEKAYGRSLDEGAEKIVDLINNFLNWKARIVENPTIEQIKDEIDNDHPVILPTDGRKLNNRYFTTSHYHVFVISGYDDAKKMFIVQEPGTYRGHNYQYSYATIEKAMRDYNSTDLSKGRRVAIFTSPEIKKTDSSDESKNELNKIDEPEIKISPTPTEINSDNSSNGEEAKKNYPPAVSEKSHESGSLAKTMGDYWAYLVEWIRGAIL, via the coding sequence ATGCGAATAATCACAAAATCAAAAACAGGAAGACAGGCTGTCAGTTTGATAACGCTTATTTTATTTGGTTTTTTGGCTTCCGGAATGTCCTTGAAAATGAGTTTTACTTCCCAGGCGCCGGAAGGCAACTGGAGCGAGCCTTGGTATAATGATTGCGAAGAAGCCTCGATCGTGATAGTTGATAGTTTTTACAATAACAGAACTTTGACGAACGCGATCGCAAAAAAAGAAATATTAAGGATTTTTGCCATAAAAGAAAAAGCCTATGGCCGGAGCCTTGATGAGGGCGCGGAAAAGATCGTTGATCTGATAAATAATTTCTTAAACTGGAAAGCCCGAATCGTTGAAAATCCGACGATCGAGCAAATTAAAGACGAAATAGACAATGATCATCCTGTAATATTGCCGACAGACGGAAGAAAGCTGAACAATCGATATTTTACGACTTCTCACTATCATGTTTTTGTGATTTCCGGCTACGATGACGCTAAAAAAATGTTCATCGTGCAGGAGCCCGGCACTTATCGCGGACATAATTATCAATATTCTTATGCGACCATTGAAAAGGCCATGCGCGATTATAATTCCACCGATCTAAGCAAGGGCAGGCGAGTCGCGATTTTTACCAGTCCGGAAATAAAGAAGACAGACAGTAGTGACGAGAGTAAGAATGAGTTAAACAAGATAGATGAACCTGAAATTAAAATAAGTCCTACCCCAACCGAAATTAACAGCGATAATAGTTCCAATGGTGAAGAAGCTAAAAAAAATTATCCGCCAGCGGTTTCGGAAAAAAGCCACGAAAGCGGCAGCTTGGCAAAAACAATGGGGGATTATTGGGCTTATTTGGTTGAGTGGATCAGAGGCGCAATATTATAG
- a CDS encoding HAMP domain-containing sensor histidine kinase has product MKFFNGFNFREFITKNKETVQIIYGVFLIILIPALIAYNTYSNVINFSENLDTTLQREQVTVGRLIRSMVGQDLGDQELLQKAIDKMSAEDTDLKELSILIPDEDNFKTIASSKKEDIGKSVNFYFYTLAWSLKDDESIATDSLQLATTAEGKSFIEGFSVEDRFWLVAMPMKGISDKKEALLAMKISSKLIDDNAKDIRDASFYLLFITIIAVIIFLAFTVRIWDYAILYRKIKEVDQMKDEFISIASHELRTPLTVTKGYLSMILEGTFGKIENPEIEKALNTAAKSNNRLEGLVEDLLNVSRIEQGRFPVAMAPVELEPIIRDIVSQLKVNADEKKLILEYSQPDKKLPLVSADSERLRQVLINLIGNSVKYTEKGSVKVTTMVKNNLVEIKVVDTGIGMSGEEQKHLFEKFYRVQNEKTGKIVGTGLGLWITKQIIELMKGSITLESMEGVGTQVTVKLQAVK; this is encoded by the coding sequence ATGAAATTTTTCAACGGGTTTAATTTTAGGGAATTTATCACAAAGAACAAGGAAACTGTTCAGATAATTTACGGCGTATTTTTGATCATTCTTATTCCCGCGTTAATAGCTTACAACACCTATAGCAATGTTATAAATTTTAGCGAGAACTTGGATACTACTTTGCAAAGAGAGCAAGTAACAGTAGGCCGCCTGATTCGGTCTATGGTCGGACAGGATCTGGGCGATCAAGAATTGTTGCAAAAAGCGATCGATAAAATGTCGGCTGAAGATACCGATCTAAAAGAGCTGTCTATACTTATTCCCGATGAAGATAATTTTAAAACCATCGCTTCTTCGAAAAAAGAAGATATCGGGAAAAGCGTGAATTTTTATTTTTATACTCTGGCCTGGTCTTTGAAAGACGACGAGTCGATCGCTACCGATTCTTTGCAATTGGCGACTACTGCTGAAGGCAAAAGTTTTATTGAGGGATTTTCAGTCGAAGACAGATTCTGGCTGGTGGCAATGCCGATGAAGGGGATCTCTGACAAAAAAGAGGCGCTGCTCGCAATGAAAATTTCGTCAAAATTGATAGACGATAACGCGAAAGATATCAGAGACGCTTCGTTCTATCTGCTTTTCATAACAATTATTGCAGTGATCATATTTTTGGCGTTTACCGTCCGAATCTGGGATTACGCGATTTTGTATCGGAAAATAAAAGAGGTTGATCAGATGAAAGATGAATTTATTTCGATCGCTTCTCATGAATTAAGGACTCCATTGACCGTTACCAAAGGCTATCTTTCGATGATCCTGGAGGGAACATTTGGTAAGATAGAAAATCCGGAAATTGAGAAAGCTTTGAATACGGCGGCTAAGTCCAATAATCGGCTGGAAGGGCTGGTGGAAGATTTATTGAATGTTTCCCGCATTGAGCAAGGCCGGTTTCCGGTGGCGATGGCGCCAGTAGAATTGGAACCGATCATCCGCGATATAGTGTCGCAGTTGAAAGTCAATGCCGATGAAAAAAAATTGATACTGGAATACTCACAGCCGGATAAAAAACTTCCTTTGGTTTCGGCGGATTCGGAGAGATTGAGGCAAGTGTTGATAAATCTGATCGGCAATTCGGTAAAATATACTGAAAAAGGAAGCGTAAAGGTTACAACTATGGTGAAGAATAATTTAGTGGAAATTAAAGTTGTCGACACTGGTATCGGTATGTCCGGCGAGGAGCAAAAGCATCTTTTTGAAAAATTCTATCGGGTGCAGAACGAAAAAACCGGCAAGATCGTCGGAACCGGCTTGGGGCTTTGGATCACTAAGCAGATCATTGAGTTGATGAAAGGATCAATTACTTTAGAAAGCATGGAAGGCGTCGGCACTCAAGTTACGGTTAAGTTGCAGGCAGTTAAATAG
- a CDS encoding PLP-dependent cysteine synthase family protein → MIHKNILTLIGKTPMVKINKLTGGGDAKILAKLEEYNIGGSLKDRMALYLVEDAEKHGRIDKNKILLEASSGNTGVAMSMIAGVKGYKISIVIPESVSVERRKLIKAYGAELILSPGEKGTGGAVEVKNKLLAENPDKYINLDQFKNPANIQAHYETTGQEIWEQTKGKLDMVVVSIGTAGTGVGISRRLKEHNSNIKIVAVMPALGAPIQGLRNPKELNPTQLFDSGAFDEIIEIPKETVPATHAIGRELARKEGILAGMSSAAAMYIALQKAKELGKGKTIVVILPDTGERYLSTVLFE, encoded by the coding sequence ATGATCCATAAAAACATCTTGACTCTCATCGGCAAAACACCGATGGTAAAAATAAATAAATTAACCGGGGGGGGCGACGCCAAAATTTTGGCGAAACTCGAAGAATACAATATCGGCGGATCTCTGAAAGATCGCATGGCGCTGTATCTCGTCGAGGACGCGGAAAAGCACGGCAGAATCGACAAAAATAAAATTCTCTTGGAAGCCAGTTCCGGCAATACCGGCGTGGCCATGTCGATGATCGCGGGCGTCAAAGGATACAAAATATCCATCGTTATTCCCGAATCCGTCAGCGTTGAAAGAAGAAAATTGATCAAGGCTTACGGCGCGGAATTGATCTTGTCGCCGGGAGAAAAAGGCACAGGCGGCGCGGTGGAAGTGAAAAACAAACTTCTGGCGGAAAATCCCGATAAATATATCAATCTCGACCAATTCAAAAACCCGGCCAATATCCAGGCGCATTATGAAACGACCGGCCAAGAGATCTGGGAACAAACCAAAGGAAAATTGGATATGGTGGTCGTAAGCATCGGCACTGCCGGCACCGGAGTCGGGATCTCGCGCCGATTGAAAGAACACAACTCCAATATTAAAATCGTAGCGGTAATGCCCGCGCTGGGCGCGCCGATACAAGGGCTCCGCAACCCCAAAGAATTAAATCCGACGCAACTTTTTGATTCCGGCGCTTTTGACGAAATAATCGAAATTCCCAAAGAAACCGTGCCGGCCACTCACGCGATCGGCCGCGAACTGGCGAGGAAGGAAGGAATCTTAGCGGGAATGAGTTCTGCCGCGGCAATGTATATCGCGCTTCAAAAAGCCAAAGAATTAGGTAAGGGTAAAACTATCGTAGTGATCTTGCCTGATACCGGAGAAAGATATTTAAGCACGGTTTTATTTGAGTAA
- a CDS encoding NUDIX domain-containing protein, with translation MFAKDRVSQINCIVFKKENGEYKFLVLKRREDRGGFWQSVTGGVREKESEISALKRELKEETGIGEYQKIINLKYSFSFSLPHLGELVENVYAVEVGPDTEIVFSPEHTEYRWVDFKEALSLLKYDTSKEGFRKLWKILGR, from the coding sequence ATGTTTGCCAAAGATCGCGTTTCGCAAATAAATTGCATCGTGTTTAAAAAAGAAAACGGCGAGTATAAATTTTTGGTTCTCAAAAGGCGGGAAGATAGGGGAGGGTTTTGGCAGTCGGTGACCGGCGGAGTGCGGGAAAAGGAGAGCGAAATAAGCGCGCTTAAGAGGGAATTGAAAGAAGAGACTGGAATCGGCGAGTATCAAAAAATTATAAATTTAAAATATTCTTTTTCTTTTTCTTTGCCGCATTTGGGGGAGCTGGTGGAAAATGTTTACGCGGTGGAAGTGGGGCCGGACACTGAAATTGTCTTCAGCCCCGAACATACCGAATATCGCTGGGTGGATTTTAAAGAAGCGCTAAGCTTGTTAAAATATGATACCAGCAAGGAAGGTTTTCGGAAACTTTGGAAGATATTGGGAAGATAA
- a CDS encoding four helix bundle protein, which produces MNQFPNDKKAYDLEERTAIFGESVIDLMKKIPKDLINQRLIPQLVASGGSLGANYCEANEAESKKDFQHKIGICKKETKETKHWLRLLARANPDFSEEFRKLWSEAQELLLIFSKILTSSRV; this is translated from the coding sequence ATGAATCAATTTCCAAACGATAAAAAAGCATATGATTTGGAAGAAAGAACTGCCATATTTGGTGAGAGCGTGATTGATCTAATGAAAAAAATACCAAAGGATTTAATTAATCAAAGATTAATTCCTCAGCTAGTGGCTTCCGGCGGATCTTTGGGTGCTAATTATTGTGAAGCTAATGAAGCAGAGAGTAAAAAAGATTTCCAGCATAAAATTGGTATCTGTAAAAAAGAAACCAAGGAAACAAAGCATTGGTTGAGATTATTGGCTAGGGCAAACCCTGATTTTAGTGAAGAGTTTAGAAAATTATGGTCAGAAGCTCAAGAGCTATTACTGATATTTTCCAAGATACTAACATCTAGCAGAGTTTGA
- a CDS encoding GldG family protein — protein sequence MKLINKNIFDQSLSSVLLLLALLIGVNILVAQKYIYLDLTREKIYTTSEATKNILKNLTKDVSVKFYISKDLPVDLANVKTQLEDIMNQYQDIAGAKLAISYEAPENNQEKVTELAQKGIPQMQFNVIAKDKYEVKQGFFGAEITAGEGDKVNKEAIPLIQSVANIEYDFILAVYSVSRESKENLAFLSGHGEKQVAIAGLEKYYNVSSVKIMSAGSKKGFYYEKAPAKEGEKSEQVFVSPKTLIIAGPAAEITKDEIAVINDYVKNGGNLIVLAEAINVDTKNNLTVTPIKNNINELTKNYGVTINEDLIHDRYNSSITYSQGFFTVSKPYPFFVRAQKENFGDSASLAGLQAIIFPWVSSLTLADSADYSPKALVTSSDQSDSVSGTFTLLPDAALPAPKGAKKTIVAFAAPKEKDSKSGSVFVAGGSFFVLPDFMGNAPDNKTFFMNLIDSVSNSVNLSSIRAKSITDRPIKDLNESEKNYWKFTSIFGAALLLDVYGFFRIMKRKKANK from the coding sequence ATGAAATTAATAAACAAAAATATATTTGATCAATCGTTAAGCTCGGTGCTGCTCTTGCTGGCGCTTTTGATCGGCGTAAATATTTTAGTGGCGCAAAAATATATTTATCTGGATCTGACCCGGGAAAAAATCTATACGACGTCGGAGGCGACGAAAAATATTTTGAAAAATCTCACGAAAGACGTGAGCGTGAAATTCTATATTTCCAAAGATCTGCCGGTTGATCTGGCAAATGTAAAAACACAATTGGAAGATATAATGAATCAGTATCAGGATATTGCGGGCGCAAAGCTCGCGATCTCCTATGAAGCTCCCGAGAATAATCAGGAAAAAGTTACGGAACTGGCTCAAAAAGGAATTCCCCAAATGCAATTCAACGTGATCGCGAAGGATAAATATGAAGTGAAACAGGGATTTTTTGGCGCGGAGATCACTGCCGGCGAAGGGGATAAAGTGAACAAAGAAGCCATTCCTCTGATCCAGTCGGTTGCCAATATTGAATATGATTTTATTTTAGCCGTTTATTCCGTTTCGCGGGAAAGCAAAGAAAACCTGGCGTTTCTTTCGGGACACGGAGAAAAGCAGGTCGCGATCGCGGGACTGGAGAAGTATTATAACGTTTCTTCCGTAAAAATAATGAGCGCGGGGAGCAAAAAAGGATTTTATTATGAAAAAGCGCCGGCCAAGGAAGGCGAAAAATCCGAGCAAGTCTTTGTCAGTCCGAAGACTCTGATCATTGCCGGACCGGCGGCGGAAATAACCAAAGACGAGATCGCGGTGATAAATGATTACGTGAAAAACGGCGGGAATTTGATCGTTTTGGCGGAAGCCATAAACGTTGATACAAAAAATAATTTAACCGTCACGCCAATCAAAAATAATATAAACGAGTTGACCAAAAATTATGGCGTGACGATCAATGAAGACCTGATCCATGACCGGTATAATTCCAGTATTACTTACAGCCAGGGTTTTTTCACCGTGAGCAAGCCATATCCTTTTTTCGTCCGGGCGCAAAAAGAGAATTTTGGCGACAGCGCTTCGCTCGCGGGCCTTCAAGCGATAATATTCCCATGGGTGTCTTCTTTGACGCTCGCGGATAGCGCGGATTACTCTCCCAAAGCCCTGGTCACTTCAAGCGATCAATCCGATTCTGTTTCCGGCACTTTTACTTTATTGCCCGATGCCGCTCTGCCTGCTCCAAAAGGAGCGAAAAAAACCATCGTCGCTTTTGCGGCTCCGAAAGAAAAAGATTCAAAAAGCGGTTCGGTTTTTGTGGCGGGAGGCTCGTTTTTCGTCTTGCCTGATTTTATGGGAAATGCTCCCGACAATAAAACATTTTTTATGAATCTTATCGATTCGGTTTCCAATTCGGTCAATTTGTCTTCCATCCGCGCCAAAAGCATCACCGATCGGCCGATCAAAGACCTTAATGAATCGGAAAAAAATTATTGGAAATTCACTTCGATCTTCGGCGCCGCTTTGCTTCTTGATGTATACGGATTTTTCAGGATCATGAAGAGAAAAAAAGCGAATAAATAA